ACACtaacatataaatgcaatataataagAACAGCAAATATTCGCAATAAATTATAaccaaataagtaaaataaaacaaactgaaacatgaAAACAGACAGAACAAAATTTCTTCTCAAATCCCTGAGCAAATAGGAgggttttaacctggcaccagaaaggtCAGCGCCAGTCAAGCTTCTTTGGAGACCATGCTCTAGATttatggtgccaccacagaaaagaacCTCTTCTTTATGACTGCATAATGTACCTCTCCAAAAGAGGATCCTTGGAGAAATGCTTCCATAGAAATTCTTAAGACATGGGCAAGCTACTATGGGAAGAGGGAATTGTTCAGGTATTTGGCTCCAGGCTGTTGTATGGATACCTTAAGGAAGTGAATAGGCAGCTAATAGCTCCTTTCAGAATAGGTGTAAATAGGAACAACTCTGACTTAACTGGTCAACATACTGACAGCTGGATTTGACTCCAACTGATGCTTCTGAGCCATCTTTAATGAAAGCCCCACAGATCATGCTCTATAGTAATCCAGTCTGGAGGTTATTACAACATAAATCACAGTGGCCAGACTATTACTGTCCAGTGATGGCCAcagctggtgaaccagccaaaactgGTAAAAGGCCATATGGGCCTCAAATGATAAAGCTAACAGCCCCAACAAAGGAGCAACTGTGTACCTGCTGTTTCAGGAAGAGTACAGTCgtgtccagaacaggttgaacatcaatTTCCTGGACTTGAGAATCACCTACCCACAGTGCTTCCATCTAACTGAGATTCTATTTATTGCCCCTCATCAATCCCATTACTGAAAATGTTACAACTGGAAGCTCTGAGATCAGATAATAGCAGACTGATGTTTCCAAcatagacaaccctcaaataaccctaaaacatgccatgggttatttgatgaTTGTTTAGCCCTCAAACAATCCCTACCAcctgagttcacatgacatgacaacccacggcAAGCTGGGAGCTCAggggcaccatgcaaaaatggcatctGTGGGCACCATGCACAACACCACAGTTCCTGTTGGTAAATTAACACACAATGGGCTGTTGAGACATGCGGACCAGGTCACAGCCTTTGTCAAGATGAAATGTAAGGGTTAATTCAGTATGGTACATTTGTAAAATGGGTATAGCTATGGTACTGTCATCTGGCAAGCCCCCTTAAAAATGTAACGTGCAACTCAGCTTTCAGAAGGATCATTTTGGGTGCACATTGAAGCAGAAGTGGCAAAAAGCATCACAAGTCATAGCAAACTCAATAAACAAGAATGAAATGTAATGGTCTGTACATTTAGAATCTCCCTTGCTTCACAGCCACACTTCGGTGCACTGGTTCATAAAAGGAGGTTGGCTGAAATACTTaacattttaggtttttttttaaaaaaagtatattattTCCAGACTCAGAGGTGCTAACAAAAATCAAATGGTAGTGCTTGATAGCTGGCTACTTGTGGAAATCCTTCCCACAGAACCCAACTGCTGATGAAGACAGCTAGTTTGATACAGCTAGTTTGATGACTAGCCATGGATTGTTTAACCTATGGGTGGTCATAAACAAGCTGGAGTGAGAAAATGTGCTGGTTCCTATCTGTCAGTCCTACTGGATTCCTCCTTGATCATAACCCCACAATTCTGCATTcagagcatccctgggttgtttagctcaggTGCAAACTATTCAGAAGCAATTAAAATTCTTAATTGCTTCTGAATAGTTTGCAGCTGCCACCATTGAGAGAAAATCCACAACAGCTCTGCTAAAATGCTCCTCCACATGTACGGTAAGGCTAACAAGATGGAAGCAGCCCTTAAATGAAACAGTACACTGGTTCTGCCCTAGGTTTCAGGAACCCCTGACTATGGAAGGAATAACCTAGGACACCCTTTACAATGAACACCTATGAGGACATCTAATTAGGACACAGGAGTGGCAGTGTCAAATATGTGTGGCTTGCCCTGTGAGTTTTTCATTGTCTCTTGCATTTTATCGTTACTGTTTGTGCACTGTCTCTGCTGTTCTCTTATCAGACACATAATCTCCAGGGATAAATATGGCAACAGGAGACCaacaaaaaaagcattttaactTATTTtgtggctttttttattattattgctgttgctgTATACATTGTtagtttaaattttgtttttgttacttttttttttttattaacattGTTAACCATCCAAGAGATTTAGGGAGAAAGATAAAGggtataatttttttaattaataaatatcatATTTGTCCTGTAGTTTAACAAAAATCCACAAGCAGCAGAAAGACAAAATGGAACTTAAATTTTTCTGTGACAACACTGGAGGTGTATCTTTACCCCGGCTTTTATCAGAGCCTGTGGCTGTTATCATTCTTATACTCCTTGTGCGTCATAAGCATTATACAACAGATTACGTTAAGCTTGCATTTAATCACTTGTAACTATTACTACTGAATACCAACTTCCTATTAACCTTAAGGATTTTTACCAGAAGTGGAAAAGCTTGCCATTTAGTTGTGATATTACAGACAATCAATACATCAGAGTTATGCAGTTTTACTCAATGAGCTTTTATAACAGAAAGCTCTGGAGAAGTTCTAGAATGAGCATTACAACATAACACCTGTTTCATCTGAAtggcctggtcaatttccttaaCATTCAGATGAACAATACTACACATTTCATCTAACATGATTTGGGGTTTTTTATCCTGATGTTTCCAATTTTTAGGTTCAAAGCACCAAAGTAGTTAATAAAAAGACGGCATCTACCAACAATGGTAAAACGttggtatatatatttttagtaaGTAAAAATGCAATCCTTGAGATGTCTATTTTTTATTTGATAGAAAAATAGTTTCTTACCACTTCTCCTTACAAAATCCTTGAGGAGAACAAAAAGTCAGTGCCAGTCTTCTAACTTTTATAGCCTAACAATCACTGGGGTCAATCTCACATCCACGTCACGCTAAAAATAATTACCTCCAAGGCAAACATTCTGTCCATCATGCTTCTTGAAGAGGTTGCGTCAGCCACAATGTGAACTTCCAGACCTCTGCCAACTAATTCCAATGCTGTCTGTTGGATGCAAACATGGGTcttggagaaaaacaaaaattaggTTTATCAACAACTGCATAAACAGAATATCCAGTACTACAGGACAAGAGTGTTTgtagatttatatttattttcacaCTGTTAAGCACAGAAACAGTGTTCTGAATATAAATGGTTATTCTTCAAATATGTTTAGTAAGTTACTTTTACAAACAAGATTAAACgtttatttaaatattaataacTATTGTAGAAAGTCTATAAACATGAGAAAATGAAGTACCTACTTCTACTCCAAATAAAACAACACTGCGGACTCCAGGAATCTCCGCTATTGCAGCCTCAACTTCAGGCAATACCATAGAAAACTTGGTTTTGGGCAAGACAAGTTTAGCTCCAGTTAAGTCAATTTCTTGCACTGTGCTTCCAAGGCCTTTAGGATACTGTTCTGTAACGATAACTGGGATACCTAAAATCCGTGCACCTTGAAGCTGCAAAGGGAAAGAGTCCACAGAAGAATAAAATTActtatttaagcaataaaacaataacagtAAAACCTAGATAGCAGCTGCTGAACTAAGAAAGCAAATAAACATACCAATCGTTGGCCTACACTGATGATATCTCCAAAATACTTGATAGCTGGTCTGAATCTCTCTTGCATATCACAACAGAAAAACACAGTGCTTGAAGGTGTGAGATTTCCCAATGTAGTTAGCTGAGAcaaaagaaaaatcagaaatTTAACACCATTCAGAAATTTAATACTACAAGTCAAATGAGTCATagctaaaagaaaatattttagatTGGTTAGGATATAAATACCCACTTGAGGTGAGCCCATGGGGCTGTACGTCTCTAGTAGGATATTTGATTTTTTCTTTGAATAGCATAACCCCATGTCATATCACTAGCTCACAAAAATCCTGTTTCCAAAACACGATGTTGCAGCAAGAACTGCTGTTTGAGAGACAGAAGTCCAAAGCCCTTTCAAGAGTGTGTGTGGAACTGGTTacgcagttctttggatcctagccATTAACTTTATGAACAGTTCTTGCATGCTGTTTTCCGGTGATTGACGCAAGTATCAGATGTGTAATCTAAGCGTATTTCAAGATATAATTAAAGTTTAAAAGACAACAAGCATTGACACACTTTTACAAATTTAGCAACACCAAACAACATGATTTTTACAGTAGCAACTATGCCAATTTAAAGAGATATTGTATACTTTAGAAATATcaatgcacaatcctatgcatgtttacacagaaaaaagttctacaactcatATTATTCTCTAGCCAGTATAGTTGTAGGAGTTtgctctgtctaaacatacaggATTGCACCTGCAGAAgctcaggttttttaaaaataactacttcaaatactgaaagtaaCATGGTAGacattttgtgagaatgcccaTAATATTCTCAAAATTCTAAATCTACTCACCGACTCCAAAAGGTTAGGGACCTGGGCTCTAAGTAGCAAAAACTGCAGCCCTGAGATTCACTGGTGGGTCCCAACACACCACTTGAGAAATTGTGGGTTAAACCAAACCTCTGACaagtctcattattattattattattattattattattattattattattattttatatagcaccatcaaagtacatggtgctgtacagagtaaaacaataaaatagcaagaccctgccgcataggctaacattctaataaaatcataataaaacaataaggaggggaagagaatgcaccaaacaggcacagggtagagtaaactaacagtataaaagtcagaacaaaatcaagttttaaaagctttaggaaaaagaaaagtttttagctgagctttaaaagctgcgattgaacttgtaagTTATAATTACAACTACATAGAACTCCATCTTAAAACCCCAAGTAATGctttagggcaggagtgggcaacctggcctacagctcccatcatccttcagctagcctggctagggctgatggagttgtaagccacaaattgcccacccctgatttagggtagaaattttaatgtatatttggatactgactagcagcagcagtGACTGGACTTAGGACCTCCAGGAACTACTACAAAACTCAGATTTGGATCATCCATATCCATAAAGATTGAATAGGATCAAAAAGAGGTTTCCCAGCTATGCATCACTAGTCATTAAACCAAAAATGTTTGTATTTGAAGATTGCATTAAAGGCAGGCAAACAATATGTACAATAGTTCAAAAGTGGAACATGGTTTTGGATTTAAATAAGTACGAGATGTGGATGAAAATCAGATCATGAACACGATGCTTTCTGCAGATTGCAAGGGCACTGTTAGGTAGCTTAGGATCCAAAGGTTAACCTTCTAAGTTTAGAAATCCagtgtttttctctctttcagaTTTGACTATTCAACTGTGCTTTTAAGTTACTCTTTGTAATGAGAAATGTATTTTCAGTAAGGAGCACTACATGTGTCTGGCGGCATTggggttttcctcctcctcctcctcctccttcaaggaACCCCTTTTACCAACTGCCCAAAAGACCCTAGGAAGTCAAAGGGTGCTCCAGAGAAAGAATTGGCTATTCCACACATACTCACATTTTGTGCACGTGCCTTGAGCCTGCCTTAACAAATTTATCTGATTTCTGAATCATATCGcaaagtatttttcttttaaataatgcTATAGTATTATTTCTCTTTATTCTTGTTGATGCagttataaaatatttttatgtcAATCATGACAATTAAATAGATTGGCAAGCCTATTTACTTAGATAGGATAACTCCCATTATTTTCAATAAGATCTACTCCCAACTAAGTGTGCGTAGTCTTGCAGGCTGTAACACTTATGTTGCAATCTGGAACACGCTTACTAGGAAGTAAAACTCATTGATGGGCCTATGTCTgattaaacatgtataggattgcactgttagagagccatacttctgaaaaacaaacaaacataggacTGAGCAGGTAAATTTTacatgtagaaaataaaattcatttaaatataaTTGACTTGACTGTTTTACACCTGGCCTGTTTTATATTTCAGGTTCTATTCATGGCATTTAAGCTGCTTAAATGTATGCAGGACTGCAGCCATTGCAGTGCCTTGAAGACTGTCTACTCAGTTCAATGAATCAGATTCTGACCATTCCAATGTTTCTTTGGTCGTTCTCCCTATGGCAAAGAAATGGCAAATGATAAATATGTAACATGTGCTGTTAATTAAATCAGTGTTTCTCAAATTGGGGGAGCACACAAACTAAGGGATGTGggtcatcaacaacaaaaaggaacacTGAATTAAATGTACTACAGATACTGTATATAGCTTCCAGGTTTACTGAAATGAATCTAAGAAGtctgtttgaaaacagtatcAAATACTTCTCATGCAAGTCTGATTATAAACATCTTGCTGTTATAGAAAGCAGATATCTAAAGGTAAATCATTATTCTAAACCCTTCAGTGGTATATATTAGGGGTgaaattttattgcatttatttggcAAAGTTTTAACTGATTAATTGGTCCAGGAAATTTTTAATCAATGGAAGCACTCATTAATTGGAGGGATTGAAATGGCTTCTTTTCTTATGGCAGCTTTGGCTCTTGTGTGTTACTTTAACAGGAAgtaagaaaataaacattttaggacttttttcagacAATGACATAAAATGGAAGTTCCCACATTTTTAGACATCCCCAAAAAGGCATTAACACAAAGATTTTGTTAATACAGAAATATATTTAAACTTAATTGACCTATTTAttaagaatagttgtttttaaaaggatattgttgttttttatgttcttgatagtttaaaattttgtatacttatttttaatgttcactttttttaacttctgtaaacatCCCAgaaactttggctatggggcagtatataaatgtaataaaataaataaataaattacttaaaaGATCAATCaacttaaacatttttaaaatcaatgtaTGTATAGTTTAACAAACATTTGTCAGAATTCTATGCTTGCAGTAGCTCTATGTAACATAGTGGCCAAGTTTACACATAACAGTAAGCCAGATTGTGGTTTGTTGAGTTGTGGCTTGTCTTCATGTCCAAACCTCTGCACTGTGTCTAGGAAAATTCTGTCATTCACACAACATCTAATAGCTTCTATATTCTCTGTTTTTCTACAGTTCCTTTCAGCCAAAACACTCAaggttacaattttaaaaaagcagagctAAGAGACAATatacaaaagggaaaagggacaaAAAGAGAACAGCTCTTCTCTGAATAGTATGAGATTGCAGATCGTAATAAAATAAAGGTgaaatactatgcatgtttagacagataaaagtcaTTCAGCTCCCAGCACCCCTCCAGCTACCCATGTtgtttggggaatgctgagaattgtaagacttttttccatctaaacatgcataggattgcattctaagctGTTGGTCaacaatataaaattattatcTGCTATATTGCATTACCACACACTTATACCTTACTTTATCATGTTCCACTTGAAGTGAAGCTTTTCTCAGATATTCTAAAGAGTTGTTGGAAGTACAGCATAATCTAAACATGTCTATTAAGAATTTTCACCAAGTTCAAGGGCACCCTAGTTGGTGTGTTTAAGATTACAATCTTAAGAAGATGGTCATGGAACCCAAATGTGCCTAGAAGTGCAGTAATTTGGTAGCTTATTCTTATACCTCCTCAGCTGATAGTACATACACCCCATTGAAAGCAATTCGACTTACTTTCAAGAAAATGTATTTAGGATGGagatattattgttttatattgtatgattttatctgtacgccgccctgagatcctagagaTATAGGaggggatacaaatgttttaaataaataaatgtgtgagggGCTCTCACCTATAGTGCTTCAACAGCATGGGCTACTACCTTGGAATCGTTCTATGTCTTGCTCAACATCATTTAATGAAGATTGGCTAGACACTAACACATTTTGAGCATCCTTTTGTGCACTCAGTGTGCTGTCaagatgttaaaaaaataaaacaaaaaactcagCGTATTCAGCATGGACTGCTACTTCCACTATCATCTGTTCAATTCAGACTCACTATCATGGGCAGCAATACATTATTGAATGTTATTAAGTCTTACAGAGAATAAGAAGACATGCCGTCACAAAGACGTTCTTGCTTCTATTTCTATTCTGAACACATTTACCAGGACATTTAATTGATTTAAAGGGAAATTTACGGCTCACTAACAGCCTAATCTTATAAACTCTGCACAGGACCAAGCTATTAGTATGCTTTAAGAACACAGGTTACTAAAAAGGCAGTGCCTCCAATCACTGAGGTTACTTGTTCTTACACATTTCCAATCTACCCTGCCTTTCACGATGCATAGAAATCCAGAATTccaggatttttaaaatcatgGACCACCACAGCTATCCTGGCTTTTCATGAGAGATATTTGTCTTGGCCTTTATGTGATTTGTCTCAGATACCTAATTAATCTTAAATGCATTTCCTAATATGTCACCTTGCATGAATTTGCAAGCTCTTGAGTTTAATGAACTGAGAACACCTTCCATGCCAGCTTCAGGCTAACCTGAATCAGAATTTCCACTCCCCACCTAAACATATTTTGGGGATACCAACTTATACatatggggcttacttctgagtagacatccataggattaCATGTCTCTAGGTGGAAAGAAGCCACCACTTCTTGTTGCCTTTGTGATTACCTCTGTCTTCCTTGGGATGAACCAAGAATTTGGGAAGCATGCTACTCCACTCTTATTAAATGGGTATTTAGGGTGAAAGGCATTTCCAGTTCCTGACTGGGATTAGAGAAGTGGACCTTATTCTCATCAAAATGAAGCAGGAAAGAGTGGAAACTTGTCAGAAGAGTTTGCCCTCCACCCAAAAAAATAGCCATCAGGTAGGCAgacatatttgcatatttttgagTGTATATTTTTGCTGACCAGGATTTTAAGCGGAGGATCAAAGTGCCAGTGCTTGCATGGAAGGACGTCTCAATGAAATGAGTGGGCCTGACTTCAAAATGATTACCTCAGGGCCAAATCTCCCCTCTGCCAAGAACTCCCTAAGTGGCCTTAGGAGGCAGGTCATCCCTGAAGCTCAGCTCCCTACAAACCATTGCAGTATTGACCTATTTCTGAGGTTTGTTATGCGGATTACTAAGAACACTCCCGTTGGCAGCACCCACTGTCTGCAGAGCCCTCGGAACACTCAAAAGCGGTCTATAAGTGCTTACTATTAGTATTTCTGTAAATTGCTGCCTTTTCCATAAGGCGACTACTGTGTGCGGAGGAGTGGGCCAGGTTCTACTTTTGTTTGCTTGTCCGTCTGGAGGTGGTAAGCCGCACCTTGCCACTGCTTTTACCTCCGCCAGAGCATTGGGGATGTGAAGGGAGCCTCCCCTTTTCTTGGCTGGAGATAAGTGTgcacgcacgcgcgcgcgcaAGGAAAGACTGACGAGGCTTCCTTCCCTTTGCCGGCGGAGGGAGAACTGCCTGCCTGGTTCCTTTTCCCCAGACTCGCCCCCTTGCGCGCGCGCGCTGCTGTTGTCACCCACCTGTATCTGCAGCGGCACGAGGCGCACCTTGCAGCGCTCGCTCACCAGGAAGCCCTTGGGTAGGTCGATATATTGGCTCCACTCCTCGGAGAAGAGCTGCACCACGAACTTACGGTGCATGTCGAGCTGGTCGCCGTAGAGGCTCAGGAACTTCTGGATCAGCGCCTCGTAGCCGGAGCCGTGCGGTACCGTCGAAGGCCTGGCGAACACCGAGAAGCAGAAAAGCACCGGCACGGAGCCGGAGCCCCCGACGCTGCCACTCCCGCCTCCGCTTGGCAGGGGAGGAGCGGCGACGGCGGAGGTTTCTGTTAGTAGCTGCTGCGCCGCCGCCATGTTCGGGGGCAGCCGCTCCAGTTCCGCGCCGCCGCCGCTACTGTtgctgcagctcctcctcctgttgTTGCCGCCCCCGCCGCCTCCTGGCCAGACGGGAAGCGCCGGCGGCCCCCAATCccggctcctgctcctcctcctcaccatagAAGCCGGCCCTGCCATGCCCTCCGGGGGCGGGCAAGACACAGCCAGGTGGGGACGGGGACGCTGCTCTGCCGCCCCTTCTCAGCCCGCGGCTTTTATCCTCAGGCCACCAGCAACAGCCGCCGCCGAAGGAATAATCCTCCAGCCACGGTCgccttctcctttctctcctcctcacaGCACACGGGGAGACGCTAGAGAGAACGAGTCTCTCTCACGCACGTTGTGCTGACTGGTGTGGGGAGAACCAAGCGGGCGGCTTGTGCAGGTGGGCAATGACGGCAATGCCAGGGAGCGGCCCCAGGGAAccgtggctggctggctggctggctggctcccgCCCGCCGCCCTTGCAGTGCAGCCTGAAGGGGAATGAATGGTGGCTCAGAGGACAGGAGTGGGGGACATCACGACGGAGTTTTCCCTCTCATTTTTCTCCTCGCTGGGTTTAATTTCAGTTCTCCAGGCGAATACTTGCTACTTGTGTCTGCTTCCCTTCAAGCGCCCGCAGACATCATCTGCAAAAGGTGCTGTGCTGACTTACGGCATGAGTTTTGCCAGTCAAGTATTTCTAATTTTTATCAAATGCATGATATGGGTGCATGAATATATAGATCCTGAGCGAAGGTGAAttgaaaaacaaatcaaactttacttttagctttttaaaattaattcccAACTTCCCAAGGCATCCTGCAGAATAAATTTTTTAAATGATTATATACAACAGTCAGTATAAttattaaacaaataataatccAAAAATGATGTGCCAAAAGTAACAGCAGCAAAAGACTGTGAAATTGTTTCAGCCTGGGAAAATGAAATGGTCTTCACTGGTGACTAAACAACAGAAGTCTGCACCAATTGAGCATTTAGGGAGTGATCCTATACTTGAGATCTGTCAGTTGAGGGGCACTGGGATACAAGGAAAGTGCTGCCATACCAGCAGAATGTGGGATACACCAGCAGCATCAAAGATACATTAGCAGAACACTGCCAGTGCAGGTGCTCTGTCAGTGATGATGCACCTGTAGAATTGCCCCAAAATGGTGGAGTTGTGGGCAAGGCATTTAGCACAGGGGAAAATACACTTTCACTGTATCCTATACTCCACCAGACACAATCGCGATGCTCCAGTTGACAGTGGAACTTTACGCTAGCCCCATACTTGGTGCAAGGCATTTTCCTCTCATTGACACCAATGGGATGGGGGGAATTCAATAATAGCTGCCCCCGCATTGACAACCACCCTGCCCATGTCTCAATTACAGAGCATAAGATATGTGTAAGTCAGCACCTAATCACAGCCCACCACCAGTATATAAAGCCAGTGAAGTATGGGGTATTATCTCTCTAGCCTCACTGTGCACACTTAAGAGCTCACAAGGGGGAACTAGGGTGGGAGAAGCAAGAAGGGCACTTTGCACAAAACAGCCTGTCTCCAGAACACAAGACAACTTGAGTACAGGAAGATATAAAGTGCCTTATTTCAGCTCCTAGGTATACATTACacataaaaaaaagtaaatagtgTTTGCTTATTTCTGTAAGGTGATCTTCAGAAGTTAAGTGCCATCTGTACTGGTTATGCAGAAGTGAATTCTCTACTACTTTTTCACAGTTCCAGTTCAAAGTGAAGGGATTATTCCAGACTCCTCTTTGTGACCCATGCTTGCTTACATTTTATCTGAACATTTTATGCAATTGCCATAGAGATATGTTTCCAAGAGAATAATTTGTCTCTGTGGTAGAGAGAAAGCACACTGGGAAAGAGTGGAGAGGGCCCTACTCATTAACTTACCTGAACTGAATAGCTTAGGACAGCTTGGCAGCCAGTCACTCTGAACAAGTAGCAGATCCTTCACTAGGCTGATGCACTAGGAAGTGCATAAG
This Elgaria multicarinata webbii isolate HBS135686 ecotype San Diego chromosome 6, rElgMul1.1.pri, whole genome shotgun sequence DNA region includes the following protein-coding sequences:
- the ISOC1 gene encoding isochorismatase domain-containing protein 1 isoform X1 — protein: MAAAQQLLTETSAVAAPPLPSGGGSGSVGGSGSVPVLFCFSVFARPSTVPHGSGYEALIQKFLSLYGDQLDMHRKFVVQLFSEEWSQYIDLPKGFLVSERCKVRLVPLQIQLTTLGNLTPSSTVFFCCDMQERFRPAIKYFGDIISVGQRLLQGARILGIPVIVTEQYPKGLGSTVQEIDLTGAKLVLPKTKFSMVLPEVEAAIAEIPGVRSVVLFGVETHVCIQQTALELVGRGLEVHIVADATSSRSMMDRMFALERLARTGIIVTTSEAILLQLIADKDHPKFKEIQNLIKASAPESGLLSKV
- the ISOC1 gene encoding isochorismatase domain-containing protein 1 isoform X2, whose translation is MAAAQQLLTETSAVAAPPLPSGGGSGSVGGSGSVPVLFCFSVFARPSTVPHGSGYEALIQKFLSLYGDQLDMHRKFVVQLFSEEWSQYIDLPKGFLVSERCKLTTLGNLTPSSTVFFCCDMQERFRPAIKYFGDIISVGQRLLQGARILGIPVIVTEQYPKGLGSTVQEIDLTGAKLVLPKTKFSMVLPEVEAAIAEIPGVRSVVLFGVETHVCIQQTALELVGRGLEVHIVADATSSRSMMDRMFALERLARTGIIVTTSEAILLQLIADKDHPKFKEIQNLIKASAPESGLLSKV